The proteins below are encoded in one region of Bifidobacterium dentium JCM 1195 = DSM 20436:
- a CDS encoding ABC transporter ATP-binding protein, whose amino-acid sequence MSLDNVSPSVGFAPAVPLDGSAAVSIRGLFKRFGQKVAVNGLSLDIPVGSFYGLVGPNGAGKTTTLNMVTGLLVPDGGAAMILGRDVWRDLNAVKRSIGVMPQPDQIFDRLTGLQLLVYAGMLRGMKRDESVKRANDLLGAFDLTGAANVMVADYSAGMTKKICLASAMIHSPRVLVLDEPFESVDPVSSANLRDILIEYASTGGTVIISSHVMALVEKMCTHVAVINKGQVCAAGTVEQVAAGEDLEDRFLQLVGGRHAAARLSWLDGGAQ is encoded by the coding sequence ATGAGTTTAGACAATGTTTCCCCTTCTGTGGGATTTGCCCCGGCCGTTCCCCTAGATGGCTCCGCAGCGGTTTCGATTCGCGGTCTGTTCAAGCGTTTTGGGCAGAAGGTGGCCGTCAACGGATTGTCCCTCGACATTCCGGTGGGTTCCTTTTACGGATTGGTCGGACCGAACGGCGCCGGCAAGACGACCACGCTCAACATGGTGACCGGCTTGCTCGTGCCGGATGGCGGTGCGGCCATGATTCTCGGGCGTGACGTATGGCGCGATCTGAACGCAGTGAAGCGTTCCATCGGCGTGATGCCGCAACCGGACCAGATCTTCGACAGGCTGACGGGCCTGCAGCTGCTCGTCTATGCGGGCATGCTGCGCGGCATGAAACGCGACGAATCGGTCAAACGTGCCAACGATCTGCTGGGGGCGTTCGACCTGACGGGTGCCGCGAACGTGATGGTCGCCGACTATTCGGCCGGTATGACCAAGAAAATCTGCCTGGCCAGCGCCATGATCCATAGTCCGCGCGTCCTGGTGCTCGACGAGCCGTTCGAATCGGTCGATCCGGTCTCCAGCGCGAATCTCAGGGACATTCTCATCGAATACGCCTCCACCGGCGGAACCGTCATCATCTCATCGCACGTCATGGCGCTTGTCGAGAAGATGTGCACGCATGTGGCCGTCATCAACAAGGGTCAGGTCTGCGCGGCCGGCACCGTGGAGCAGGTCGCGGCCGGCGAAGATCTCGAGGACCGTTTCCTGCAGCTGGTCGGCGGCCGTCATGCGGCGGCGCGACTGTCGTGGCTGGACGGTGGTGCGCAGTGA